A single region of the Actinoplanes sp. SE50/110 genome encodes:
- a CDS encoding PH domain-containing protein, translating into MLIATLAYFPTSCDPADHSCAPLPVGSSSVIFSPFWGGFLLAGYLSYRARVTVDSEGIRVKAVLDNKLHPWSTIHDVRVVKVRRYTNYFRTGTERRLEIRTEGRRGIVSWEELPVPKAGLLVGKKKFDRQAELFWRAWNAQRSSRY; encoded by the coding sequence ATGCTGATTGCCACGCTCGCCTACTTTCCGACCAGTTGTGACCCGGCCGACCATTCCTGCGCCCCGTTGCCGGTGGGCTCCAGTTCGGTGATTTTCTCGCCGTTCTGGGGCGGGTTCCTGCTGGCCGGGTACCTGTCGTACCGGGCCCGCGTCACGGTGGACAGCGAGGGTATCCGCGTGAAGGCTGTCCTGGACAACAAACTGCACCCGTGGTCGACCATCCACGATGTCAGGGTGGTCAAGGTACGGCGATACACCAACTACTTCCGCACGGGGACCGAACGCCGGCTGGAGATCAGGACCGAGGGCAGGAGGGGGATCGTCTCCTGGGAGGAGCTGCCGGTGCCCAAGGCCGGCCTGCTGGTCGGCAAGAAGAAGTTCGATCGGCAGGCCGAGCTGTTCTGGCGGGCCTGGAATGCGCAGCGCAGCTCCCGGTACTGA
- a CDS encoding type VII secretion target, with amino-acid sequence MPVLQVDAEALGGIGRNVADAFTTLQGAVTASGARLAPAPWPVSAAATAAQAAEKAWSADLRRLTGEIDEYGRSLTAAAQTYQGTDRDNAHDLHGGGAGAGR; translated from the coding sequence ATGCCGGTGCTGCAGGTTGATGCCGAGGCGTTGGGTGGTATCGGGCGGAATGTGGCTGATGCCTTCACCACGCTGCAGGGGGCGGTGACGGCATCCGGCGCCCGGCTGGCGCCCGCGCCTTGGCCGGTTTCGGCGGCTGCTACGGCGGCGCAGGCGGCGGAGAAGGCGTGGTCCGCTGATCTGCGGCGGCTCACCGGCGAGATCGATGAGTACGGCCGGAGCCTGACCGCCGCGGCGCAGACCTACCAGGGCACCGACCGCGACAACGCCCATGATCTGCACGGCGGTGGGGCAGGGGCGGGCCGATGA
- a CDS encoding DUF397 domain-containing protein — MNSSTIWFKSSYSGAAGHCVETAFLENNKVGVRDSKNRSGPALIFTAAEWDAFVAGVKANEFDRR; from the coding sequence ATGAACAGCAGCACTATCTGGTTCAAGAGCAGCTACAGCGGCGCCGCCGGCCACTGCGTCGAGACCGCGTTCCTGGAGAACAACAAGGTCGGCGTCCGGGACTCGAAGAACCGGTCCGGCCCGGCGCTGATCTTCACGGCGGCCGAGTGGGATGCCTTCGTAGCGGGCGTCAAAGCCAACGAATTCGACCGGCGGTAA
- a CDS encoding DUF262 domain-containing protein, whose translation MARSRGGKKLVSAREQSVDALFGTESFGLDYYQREYVWEEPQVARLMNDLSRKFLDQLSDEHSLGDVKSYDPYFLGPYIICTADGRTSLVDGQQRIITLLLLLIYLHRQAVAAPKARSKAGQLLTLIMSERFGRRTFRVDVDEYDACFNALLNGRGFDVAGARPSVRRIWQAYQYIDLHYPAQLRGDVLIMFIDWLLYRVSLVVMDAGDRERAEEMFQSINDCGVRLSPMDHLKRFLLSDAEEDPSEIEGAWTTMVSALEDVEKGAAFAYLRAVFRARFPEAVGRPGPSLNDATHEWVRVHEREIWPNRKSGDRARLVTEVLYPFHTTYVTMLRARSEINPGLRAVRYNAFNGIAEQFDLTLAALRSGDSEIERKQKAGLVANFLDLFYVTQTLGDESVEQRHVDELVSSVMPAVRLSESVQELGRVLGDQAADWPVRLDLISELRYDTKRRFVHYVLTRLTAWVEMGATNGETDPTDRFLLRRHHDRDFEIEHLFTSTASKYAHKVPDARYYGFLRNRIGALLLLDGLDNGSYGGMLLEDKLAMYRKDTRLAGMLNPDFFQRGNVRLRKFLTSEGLFAMIATYDPSTALEPFIDARGRFYREIAKKIWSLDALGLAPPPAPGPVATGRRTRYGVRFQDLVQTGLLSAGDRLFGRRRGQMYYARVRPDGRIETAAGVASAPSKAMEDAVGVAGNGWAFWSAEDTKERLDAIRQQYLDRFGR comes from the coding sequence ATGGCCAGGAGTCGCGGTGGCAAGAAGCTGGTCAGTGCCCGCGAGCAGTCCGTTGACGCGTTGTTTGGTACGGAGTCGTTCGGTCTCGACTACTACCAGCGCGAGTATGTCTGGGAGGAGCCGCAGGTCGCGCGGCTGATGAACGATCTCTCCCGAAAGTTTCTCGACCAATTGAGTGATGAGCATTCGCTGGGTGACGTGAAGTCCTACGATCCGTACTTCCTCGGTCCGTACATCATCTGCACCGCGGACGGACGCACCTCGCTGGTTGACGGCCAGCAGCGCATCATCACGCTACTGCTGTTGTTGATCTATCTCCATCGGCAGGCGGTGGCGGCGCCGAAGGCGAGGAGCAAGGCCGGCCAGCTTTTGACCTTGATCATGTCCGAGCGGTTCGGCAGGCGCACGTTCCGCGTGGATGTCGACGAGTACGACGCCTGCTTCAACGCTCTGCTGAACGGTCGTGGGTTCGATGTTGCCGGTGCCCGGCCATCAGTCCGGCGTATCTGGCAGGCGTACCAGTACATCGATCTTCATTACCCCGCACAGCTGCGCGGCGATGTCCTGATCATGTTCATTGACTGGTTGCTCTACCGGGTCTCCCTGGTCGTGATGGATGCGGGGGACCGGGAACGTGCCGAGGAGATGTTCCAGTCGATCAACGACTGCGGGGTTCGTCTCTCGCCGATGGATCATCTCAAGCGCTTTCTGCTCAGTGATGCCGAAGAGGATCCAAGCGAGATCGAAGGCGCGTGGACCACGATGGTGTCGGCTCTGGAGGACGTCGAGAAAGGGGCCGCTTTCGCCTATTTGCGCGCCGTCTTCCGGGCGAGGTTCCCTGAGGCCGTGGGAAGGCCGGGGCCGAGCCTGAACGATGCGACTCACGAGTGGGTGCGGGTGCACGAGCGCGAGATCTGGCCCAACCGCAAGAGCGGCGATCGGGCCCGCCTGGTGACCGAGGTGCTCTACCCGTTCCACACCACGTACGTCACCATGCTACGCGCGCGATCCGAGATCAACCCGGGTCTGCGGGCGGTGCGGTACAACGCTTTCAACGGCATTGCCGAACAGTTCGATCTCACCCTTGCCGCGCTGAGGTCTGGCGATTCGGAGATCGAGCGAAAGCAGAAGGCCGGTCTGGTAGCCAATTTTCTGGACCTTTTCTATGTGACGCAGACGCTTGGTGACGAATCGGTCGAGCAAAGGCACGTCGATGAGCTTGTCTCCTCGGTGATGCCCGCAGTGCGGCTGTCCGAGTCGGTTCAGGAGCTCGGCCGTGTACTCGGGGACCAGGCCGCAGACTGGCCAGTCCGGCTGGACCTCATCTCGGAACTGCGCTACGACACCAAGCGAAGATTCGTGCATTACGTGCTGACCCGTCTGACCGCGTGGGTCGAGATGGGCGCGACCAATGGGGAAACGGATCCCACCGACCGCTTCCTGCTGCGCCGGCACCATGACCGCGACTTCGAGATCGAGCATCTCTTCACCAGCACGGCGTCGAAGTATGCACACAAGGTGCCGGACGCTCGCTACTACGGCTTCCTGCGGAATCGGATCGGGGCGCTTCTGCTACTGGACGGCCTGGACAACGGAAGCTATGGGGGGATGCTCTTGGAGGACAAGCTCGCGATGTACCGGAAGGACACGCGATTGGCCGGGATGCTCAACCCGGACTTCTTCCAACGAGGCAACGTCCGGCTCCGGAAGTTCCTCACCAGCGAAGGCCTGTTCGCCATGATCGCCACCTATGACCCGAGCACCGCGTTGGAGCCGTTCATCGACGCTCGCGGTCGTTTCTACCGCGAAATCGCCAAGAAGATCTGGAGCCTGGATGCGCTCGGACTGGCGCCGCCACCGGCGCCCGGACCGGTGGCGACTGGGAGGCGCACCCGCTACGGAGTCCGGTTCCAGGACTTGGTCCAGACCGGCTTACTGAGCGCGGGCGACAGACTCTTCGGCCGCCGACGTGGCCAGATGTACTACGCCCGGGTCCGCCCGGACGGACGGATCGAGACTGCAGCCGGCGTCGCAAGCGCGCCCAGTAAGGCGATGGAGGACGCGGTGGGCGTGGCTGGCAACGGCTGGGCCTTCTGGTCGGCCGAAGATACCAAGGAGCGGCTCGATGCGATTCGGCAGCAGTACCTCGATCGGTTCGGGCGATAG
- a CDS encoding HAMP domain-containing sensor histidine kinase: MTRRLLATYVTFALLILLGLEVPLGYAQSRNEQNQAFEQLEHDAEVLAAFIDSALARNDMLQIEVLARESAQRLGGNVEVMDAHGQILASTYPPERPADSPTARSDVDAVLRGQGRVSARMSTAADVRTMSVVVSVHPGLQPHGALEVNVPATAVTTRVQHFELMLAAAGILLLAAAAGTAFALARWISRPIRALELATRTLADGPLPVTLPVDSGPPEVRRLAVTYKTTAERLNTLITSQRSFNGHASHQLKTPLAALRLRLENLEPDIAADGHNNLQAALHETDRLARMVELLLAMARAEQSALPQEDGFLTDTIDRRICFWEPLAISRGIHLATSGPVDVGVRAVPTAIEQIIDNLVSNALRVAPHGSTVTISWHVIDQADSAPEVELHVIDEGPGLTAEQRTQALVPFWRAPSAGTGGTGLGLALVRALAVASGGTAELRPSGTGGIDAVVRLPAGSGRSHQQLSAMPSN, translated from the coding sequence ATGACCCGCCGACTGCTGGCAACCTATGTAACGTTTGCCCTGCTCATCCTCCTGGGCCTCGAAGTGCCCCTGGGCTACGCACAAAGCCGCAACGAGCAAAACCAGGCTTTCGAGCAGCTCGAACACGACGCCGAGGTACTCGCCGCCTTCATCGACTCCGCGCTGGCGCGCAACGACATGCTCCAGATCGAGGTGCTCGCGCGCGAGTCGGCGCAACGCCTTGGCGGAAACGTGGAAGTCATGGACGCCCACGGCCAGATTCTGGCCAGCACATACCCTCCGGAGCGACCGGCTGACAGCCCCACAGCACGCTCCGACGTCGATGCGGTGCTACGCGGACAAGGCAGAGTCAGCGCACGGATGTCGACGGCAGCGGACGTGCGGACGATGTCAGTGGTCGTGTCCGTACACCCGGGTCTGCAGCCACACGGCGCGCTGGAAGTCAACGTGCCGGCCACCGCGGTGACGACACGCGTGCAGCACTTTGAACTCATGCTGGCCGCAGCCGGCATACTCCTGCTGGCGGCGGCCGCCGGCACGGCGTTTGCGCTCGCGCGATGGATCAGCAGACCGATCCGGGCGCTGGAACTGGCCACCCGGACGTTGGCAGACGGCCCGCTCCCGGTGACGCTGCCCGTCGACTCGGGCCCGCCGGAAGTGCGACGCCTGGCAGTCACCTACAAGACGACCGCGGAGAGGTTGAACACGCTGATCACCTCGCAACGCTCGTTCAACGGCCATGCCTCCCATCAGCTGAAAACACCGCTGGCAGCCCTGCGCCTACGACTGGAGAACCTCGAACCCGACATCGCGGCCGACGGCCACAACAACCTGCAAGCGGCCTTGCACGAGACTGACCGTTTGGCACGGATGGTCGAGCTGCTGCTGGCGATGGCGCGAGCTGAGCAGAGCGCATTGCCCCAGGAAGACGGTTTCCTGACCGATACCATCGACAGGCGAATCTGCTTCTGGGAGCCCTTGGCCATCAGCCGCGGTATCCACCTGGCCACATCCGGCCCGGTGGATGTCGGCGTTCGAGCGGTCCCCACCGCCATCGAACAGATCATCGACAATTTGGTTTCCAACGCCCTCCGCGTTGCCCCCCACGGAAGCACGGTCACCATCAGCTGGCACGTGATAGACCAGGCCGACTCAGCCCCGGAGGTCGAACTCCACGTCATCGACGAAGGACCCGGACTCACCGCAGAACAACGAACACAAGCTCTCGTGCCCTTCTGGCGAGCACCCAGCGCCGGCACGGGGGGAACCGGACTCGGCCTCGCCCTGGTACGTGCCCTCGCCGTAGCCAGTGGCGGTACTGCGGAACTGCGACCAAGCGGAACCGGTGGTATCGACGCAGTGGTCAGACTCCCCGCCGGCTCTGGCCGTAGCCATCAACAGCTCTCCGCGATGCCCTCGAACTGA
- a CDS encoding response regulator transcription factor — protein MISAALAVRGGSPDAAVAPRSAGDTPTAAAPATGEQWRVLLVEDDDSIADPLVEGLARYGITADRVATGVAALAAPPATMVLLDLGLPDIDGIDVFQQLRHTTDVPVIMLTARGDEADRVRGLELGADDYLGKPFSIRELVARMRAVNRRSTTAAANQGRITAPTGLR, from the coding sequence GTGATCAGCGCCGCGCTCGCGGTGCGAGGCGGCAGCCCGGATGCCGCGGTAGCCCCGAGATCGGCCGGCGACACCCCCACCGCCGCCGCGCCCGCCACGGGTGAGCAGTGGAGAGTGCTCCTGGTGGAGGACGATGACTCCATCGCCGATCCGCTGGTCGAAGGCCTCGCCCGATATGGGATCACGGCTGACCGGGTAGCCACCGGAGTCGCAGCGCTCGCCGCCCCGCCGGCGACCATGGTGTTGCTGGACTTAGGGTTGCCGGACATCGACGGCATCGACGTCTTCCAGCAACTACGCCACACCACCGACGTACCCGTGATCATGCTGACGGCGCGCGGTGACGAAGCCGACCGGGTGCGCGGCTTGGAGCTGGGTGCGGACGACTATCTGGGCAAGCCGTTCAGCATCCGCGAGTTGGTGGCTCGGATGCGGGCGGTGAACCGCCGCAGCACGACAGCCGCGGCGAACCAAGGCCGGATCACTGCGCCGACAGGACTCCGATGA
- a CDS encoding STAS domain-containing protein has protein sequence MTFAYSSAPRLHIDGITPAADGSVHLCLIGELDQEETDRLHAGITDLAHRYASAPIHIDATRLTFLDSAGIRALLICRKRLEQAGSRMSMPRVHPHVFQVLQITGLLDVFGVTEQTAGPAGEPTGHADEFIPAASGDEREAG, from the coding sequence GTGACGTTCGCTTATTCTTCCGCGCCGCGTCTGCACATCGACGGCATCACACCTGCCGCCGACGGCTCCGTCCATTTGTGCCTCATCGGTGAGCTGGACCAGGAAGAGACCGACCGGCTGCACGCCGGCATCACGGACCTCGCCCACCGCTACGCCTCCGCGCCGATCCACATCGATGCGACCCGGCTGACGTTCCTCGACTCCGCCGGCATCCGCGCCCTGCTCATCTGCCGCAAAAGACTCGAACAGGCCGGCTCGCGGATGTCGATGCCGCGGGTGCACCCGCACGTCTTCCAGGTCCTGCAGATCACCGGCCTGCTCGACGTCTTCGGCGTCACCGAGCAGACCGCCGGCCCTGCCGGCGAGCCGACCGGCCACGCCGACGAGTTCATACCTGCCGCTTCCGGCGACGAGCGCGAAGCAGGCTGA
- a CDS encoding STAS domain-containing protein, with the protein MSDVQCEIEPVGTRLLVRVRGKLSVASAPAVRTALLKCLVEQPDALVVDLAEMVVTEAAAASVFLAAARQASHWPGVPVLLAAPDPQLAQLLSQGYRRLTVHPSVQQALNAPIRQQTSTIKDTLLPTSGAARHARALVTEGCLRWELPHLVGPASVVVGELVSNAVVHAQTMIDLRLSMGRRYLVVAVRDGSDALPVLPAPASADPLDVRGLLLVQSLAHRWGTLPAHGGKVVWATLSRST; encoded by the coding sequence GTGTCTGATGTTCAGTGCGAGATCGAGCCGGTAGGAACGCGCCTGCTCGTCCGCGTCCGCGGGAAGCTGTCCGTGGCGTCGGCCCCGGCGGTCCGCACCGCGCTGCTCAAATGCCTGGTCGAGCAGCCGGACGCGCTCGTGGTGGACCTGGCCGAGATGGTCGTCACCGAGGCCGCCGCGGCCTCGGTGTTCCTGGCCGCCGCCCGCCAGGCCTCGCACTGGCCCGGCGTCCCGGTCCTGCTGGCAGCACCGGATCCGCAGCTGGCACAGCTGCTTTCCCAGGGATATCGGCGCCTCACCGTGCACCCCAGCGTGCAGCAGGCGCTGAACGCGCCGATCCGGCAGCAGACCTCCACCATCAAGGACACCCTGCTACCCACCTCCGGCGCTGCCCGGCACGCCCGCGCATTGGTCACCGAAGGCTGCCTGCGATGGGAGCTGCCGCACCTGGTCGGCCCGGCCAGTGTCGTGGTCGGCGAGCTGGTCAGCAATGCAGTCGTGCACGCCCAGACGATGATCGACCTGCGGCTTTCCATGGGCCGCCGCTACCTGGTCGTGGCGGTGCGCGACGGCAGCGACGCCCTGCCGGTACTGCCGGCACCAGCCTCGGCGGACCCCCTCGACGTGCGAGGGCTGCTGCTCGTGCAAAGCCTGGCCCACAGGTGGGGGACGCTGCCGGCCCACGGAGGCAAGGTCGTCTGGGCGACCCTGTCCCGCTCGACCTGA